GATAGTATTCAATCTCATAGCTTCAATAAAATTCAACGAACCACTCGAAAGCGCCCTCAAAATCAACGTTGAGTACACACAGCGAGTGCTGCGTATGGTAACCTCCTTCCGGCGGCTGCGATCCATCATTCATGTGTCCACATTCTATTCAAACTGCGATCGAAGTTTTATCGAGGAAAAGGTTTTCGAAGACATTCCTTTCGGAGGATATGATAACATTCGCAGAATAATGGCTCCGTTGAGTCCTTCGGAGAAGCAAATTTTAACGCCGCACATTCTTGGTAAGCTCCCCAATTCTTACACCTTTAGTAAGAAGTGCACCGAGCTTATGATCAGGGATCACTTTGGCAATTTGCCAATTGGGATTTTTCGACCCCCCATAGGTAATCCGAATATCAATCGATAATCGTTCGAAATGTACAATTTATATCTCATCCACAGTTGGTCCCGTTTATCGCGACCCCATTCCAGGGTGGCTAGATAACTTCAATGGACCCAGCGGGGTTCTGTTCGCGATACACGAAGGGATGCTACGAGTAATTCCGCTTGATAAGAAAAAGAAACCTTTTCTAGCACCTGTCGACTTTTGTGTCAATGGAATGCTGTGTTGCGCCGTTGACATCGCCTCGTTACTGGCGGAAAAAATACCAGTGTATAATTTCACCGATGAGTTTCAGCTATACAATTGGGGAGAAATCTTTTGCGGATTCATGAATGGAATGTCACCTCTGAGAAGATTCTTCAAGTACGCCGAGGTGTCGCTTTGAATGATAACCGGTTAAAAAGAACTATTCtgaatatttttcagcggatacCTGTTGCTGACAACAACCAGTCAATTACTGTTTTCTGTTGGAATACTACTAACGCGACTGCAAGGATGGTTATTCAATGTGATGACCGGGGCTTTTGGACGTAAACACCGAATAGAAACTATGATCGAGCGAACCATTTCGCAGGTGAAAATGCTGAGATATTTTTGCGAGAATGATTGGAAGATGGAAAATAGCAACATGAAACGAGTGGTTGCTAGCCTTAGTCCAAAGGAGGCTACCGTGTTTCCTTGTAACCTCCGAGAAGTGGATTGGCCCAAATACTGGATGATGTTCATTCCTGGTGTGCTAGAATATGCCCGGAAGCCACGTTCATGGCGTATTGAAAAGAAATAACTCATCTTCAAAGTCAATTTTCATTTAATGTATAAAGTTTTCGTACACTTTTTTAGTTTCGTTTCGGACCGAAGAGAAGCTTGATAAAATTTACCAGAGTTAGAATAACAAAATTGAACATCAAAAAAATCCAATTCTCCGAATCTTGCCGGCGGACATCCCTCGCTTTGCGTGGTTCTATGGCGTATTTCATCACTCCGGGAACGAAGTTGCGGTAGTACTCGTCCCAATCCACCTCGGCCAAATCGAACGGAAAGATGTTCCTCTCGGTCGAGCTTTGTTCCGCTCGCATCCTCTGGACGTTTCCATTCTCCGTGCGCCACTCGTTGATGCAGAAAAATTGCAACACCTCGCTGAGATTAATCATTTTCTCGAACATCGGCCCAAGGATGGGACGTTTGCCACCGATTCGCCTCGCCAGGTCCAGCAGGAGTCCTTGAAGAAGCATTGTTCGTTTGCATATAGCGTAGCGCAGCGGGTTACGAGTTATGGTGGCGGTTAGGTAGGTGCTGGAATAAAAATGATAACTATTAGTTCGAGCAAATTATTTGGAAATGAAATATACATTttgtcaaatatatatatagagaatttttattatttaaggaaatgctttatttatcatctaaatttatattatcaccTCCTAAATAGGCCTCTTCTAGAACAATACACTTTTTCCTatgaacaatccagtcatcgaaacactttttatagctgtattcaggaattgcctcCAATTCACACAGCGAATGCGTTTTCATGTCTTCAATGGTGTCAAAATGGGTCCCACGAAGCAGtaatttgattttcggaaatagtaaaaaagtaagtatgcgttggatgaatcagaatttgatcgtccAAGCATGTTTTtagccacttgattgcgatttattttttgatgaaaattatatCTTGCTGCGAcctttctcatgcccaaaatatGACAAACGGTCTCGAgagagatatttaattcacAGGCTCTctcgaaaaatttaaatgagGATGTCCGAGCACAATTCCTTCCATTTTGTGGATGTTCAGTTGAATAGGTGGATTGATTAGTCCTTGACGTGGCAAATCATTCACCTCTTGTCGGTCGTCTTTGAATGCCTTCATCCACTCATACATTCGTGTTTTCGACATAATTGAGTAATCAAAAACAATATCTTTGGCCAATAGATTTTCCATATTAAAAATCGCCGACGGTGTAAACAAATTAAATGgcagatcgcgctcaaaattgacattaagaccactgggaacagaaacggaaacgaaaacgaaaacagaAACGGCAACGTTCAACGCTCTACGCTCAACGTTCAACTCTCAACTCTCAACGTTCaactctcaactctcaactctcaactctcaAATATGGTTTTCTCCGActcatcattttatcatttgttCATCAATCTTTGAAGAATACAAATATaactaaatgaaaaaaaaattgcttgaaaaaaataagaattcttTAGCACGATTTCCATGacgttttgatttattttttttttgaacaatttacaatttactgattagagaaaaaaatgaaattgattATTTCTATCATTCATATTGAGTGTTCATgtcaaattagaaaaaaaaccgtttatTGGAATTTGCGATATCGTGTAAAAACTTGAAATAGGTAGTTCCAAGGAAAGCGCGTTTAAAGTTTTGACTCGAGGCCATAGTAGATCAGATACCGCGTCACTAGAATGGTTAGAGCTCTGTAAATGATGGGAATTTCGAGAAATTCCTCCAgagcttcagaaatatgaagaaaaaatcgttttttccaaatttctagactagaataccctcttaaggAAACTGACGTTCTATGCTAGATACATTCTCTCACATCAGTGCAAACAATCTGAAATAGTTCTAAAAATAACTTACATAAAATATGAGTGATCGTGGCAGAGGCATCTTTTGGATTGGTAGTAGGGGACTGATTATTCTAATTTTACACCAAATTTACTGGTCATATAATTGAGCGGCTGTTCCCGAACCACAAATATTATTCCGCCACaaaatcattattttaaaaTCATATAAAGGAGCTATAGCAAAACTCATTCGATTTGACTGTTATACCTTATTTTGAGATACCACCCAACAAACCATCATAAGTTGTTACTAAACTAGTCAGTTGAACAATGGTCGAACAATAATATTGAGTACTTAATAAGATGAAATGATGAATTATATGTTGTATAAAAGATTATTtagatcaaattgaagcttttgttCAACCATTGATATTTAGCtgaataatattaggctgtcaaaaaagtcctgcggaatttccgcgaggtgtcgttgtaagcgcgtagttctagttgtattcattgtatcgagtcatactatagcttgttggaaaggtatttttgcgcgctataatatagtccttgacagtgttttgtttagttaagtcgttcgtgagttatagtgtcgcaaatatggagcaaaataaagagaaaatccgacatattttacagtactactatgacaaaggcaaaaatgcatctcaagctgccaagaaaatttgtgcagtttatggacccgatacagtttccatttccaccgcacaacgatgggttcatcgttttcgttctggtgtagaggtcgtcgaagatgcgccacgctccggaaggcctgttatcgaaaattgcgacaacatcgctgaattagccgagaaagaccggcatagtagcagccgtagcatcggccgagagctggggataagtcatcaaaccgttattaaccatttgaagaagcttggattcacaaagaagctcgatgtatgggtgccacacacgttgacgcaaaaaacatctttgaccgtatcgacgcatgtgaatcgttgCTGAATCGctacaaaatcgacccgtttctgaagcggatggtgactggcgatgaaaaatgggtcacttacgacaacgtgaagcgcggtcgtggtcgaagcccgctgaagcggctcagacggtggccaagccctcattaacggccaggaaggttctgcagtgtgtttggtgggattgtcaaggaataatctattatgagctgcttccctatggccaaacgctcaattcggacctgtactgccaacaactggaccgcttgaaagtagcactcatgaagaagaggccatctttgataaacagaggccgcattgtcttccatcaggacaacgccaggccacacacttctttagtgacgcgccagaagctccgggagctcggatgggaggttcttttgcatccgccgtatagtccggaccttgcaccaagtgactaccacctgtttttgtccatggcgaacgagctaggtagtcagatgttagccacaaaagcggcctgtgaaaattggctatccgagttttttgccaataaggaagcaagcttctataacaggggtattatgaagttggcatctcgttgggaacaagtcatcgaacaaaacggcgcatatttgacttaaaacagatgattgtaactaattttatgaacaaatgaaaattcaaaaaaaataccgcaggactttttgacagcctaatataagttAAATAAATTAGGGCCTTTTT
The Toxorhynchites rutilus septentrionalis strain SRP chromosome 2, ASM2978413v1, whole genome shotgun sequence genome window above contains:
- the LOC129765791 gene encoding putative fatty acyl-CoA reductase CG5065 yields the protein MASSMEQNNRITEFYNNSVVLLCGATGFMGKVLLEKILRNVNVRTIYVLIRRKHNLDGQQRLKELLSETLFENIDQEKLTNCVKPLDVDFDQDDLSINENIRSVLVDEVEIVFNLIASIKFNEPLESALKINVEYTQRVLRMVTSFRRLRSIIHVSTFYSNCDRSFIEEKVFEDIPFGGYDNIRRIMAPLSPSEKQILTPHILGKLPNSYTFSKKCTELMIRDHFGNLPIGIFRPPIVGPVYRDPIPGWLDNFNGPSGVLFAIHEGMLRVIPLDKKKKPFLAPVDFCVNGMLCCAVDIASLLAEKIPVYNFTDEFQLYNWGEIFCGFMNGMSPLRRFFKYAEVSL